A window of the Sardina pilchardus chromosome 21, fSarPil1.1, whole genome shotgun sequence genome harbors these coding sequences:
- the LOC134068579 gene encoding mushroom body large-type Kenyon cell-specific protein 1-like: MNKSMGMFEQLLLRELQRQQHRAQFCDTVLQTQGISVPVHGCVLSAFSPRLCEFLSTLPALPDGKSRVIELQAVEAYTLLRLVSALYTGTVEGERTDLQKAADELGITLPPEKIEEGEDEESLKDGTFGKRRGSKESEGKRGTERREFKDAATQIDSDITSSQFMYERLSLAEFPSDVPPVGHMSQFPWITDGCFQTTAVEHSLMSLPDDVSTAEAMPSTIDDAMVCQLFNQAAIRAPDTCPVLLLPPQDDQPIETERFCTGGSKGDSSEGALVEGFEQFEGNIPDFISYFLGSAGGRGRRGPRARRSPRRAKGAEKRGGERGRRQTDKGDEDRQAIKKVERRFPLREGLPAVLAWTGVGGGRIGRSPRLPTRKKARPRLCARQNSAQGKGPEPSQDKVPVVKKQRGRPRTRPPPLVARMPPPDIAALTPTLPHLPPAPSMLHTLPLPSPTPPPRSLLEHLLFELNQPSGAGETYTSAPRMLYPSGSAQQQQQKPDRNRSSQQQQQQQQQQQQPDREVSEMLDHLLLSLEQPSNMRPYTIIKDLQRRGGDEARGAAQARTHLHPRAPHLRAPPPRRASPSATPYRRHCHPADRKTEGSGQKRILAEIGLESEMFEERRMTRNQAKLLRTSSATSEWASSSSAGGAGVPDPKRRLPGKNMRTLRLKPQSPCQGEPETETHLGPSTTPAIDSLDRAESLPPTAEQDQTTGGRCDPLGAPLSLTETVQCTG, from the exons ATGAATAAATCG atGGGGATGTTTGAACAGCTGTTGCTGAGGGAGCTGCAGAGGCAACAGCACAGAGCTCAGTTCTGCGATACAGTCCTGCAGACACAGG GTATCTCAGTGCCTGTCCACGGCTGTGTGCTGTCGGCCTTCAGCCCTCGGCTCTGCGAGTTTCTGTCCACTCTCCCAGCCCTCCCCGACGGAAAGAGCAGAGTAATCGAGCTCCAGGCTGTCGAGGCCTACACACTGCTCCGGCTGGTCAGTGCGCTGTACACAGGCACCGTGGAGGGCGAGAGGACAGACCTGCAGAAGGCCGCTGACGAACTGGGCATCACACTCCCTCCAGAGAAGATTGAGGAAGGAGAGGACGAGGAATCGCTGAAGGACGGGACGTTCGGGAAGAGAAGAGGATctaaagagagcgagggaaagagaggaactGAGAGAAGGGAGTTTAAGGATGCGGCGACGCAGATTGACtctgacatcacttcctcccAGTTCATGTATGAGAGGCTGAGCTTGGCAGAGTTCCCGTCTGACGTGCCTCCGGTTGGCCACATGAGTCAGTTCCCGTGGATTACAGACGGCTGCTTTCAAACGACCGCTGTCGAACACTCTCTCATGTCCCTCCCTGATGATGTCAGCACTGCTGAGGCAATGCCATCCACGATTGATGACGCCATGGTGTGTCAGCTGTTCAACCAGGCAGCTATTAGAGCCCCCGACACCtgccccgtcctcctcctccccccgcaAGATGACCAGCCAATCGAAACGGAGAGATTCTGCACGGGCGGTTCCAAAGGCGACAGCAGCGAAGGGGCATTGGTGGAGGGCTTCGAGCAGTTCGAGGGGAACATCCCAGATTTCATCAGCTACTTCCTGGGCTCGGCGGGGGGGCGTGGGAGACGAGGCCCGCGGGCGCGGAGGAGCCCGCGGAGGGCGAAAGGTGCGGAGAAGCGAGGCGGGGAGAGGGGCAGGCGACAGACGGACAAAGGGGACGAGGACAGGCAGGCCATCAAGAAGGTGGAGCGGCGCTTCCCGCTGAGAGAGGGACTCCCGGCGGTCCTCGCCTGGACGGGGGTCGGAGGCGGACGCATCGGACGGTCCCCGCGTCTGCCGACCAGGAAGAAGGCCCGGCCCAGATTATGTGCCAGGCAGAACAGCGCGCAAGGGAAAGGACCAGAGCCGAGTCAG GACAAAGTCCCTGTTGTCAAAAAGCAGAGAGGGCGACCGCGGACTCGGCCCCCCCCTCTCGTCGCTCGCATGCCTCCCCCCGACATCGCCGCCTtgacccccaccctcccccacctGCCCCCGGCTCCATCCATGCTGCACACCCTGCCGCTCCCCTCTCCTACCCCCCCTCCCAGGTCCTTACTGGAACACCTCCTGTTCGAGTTGAACCAGCCCAGCGGAGCCGGAGAGACATACACTTCAGCTCCCAGAATGCTCTACCCATCTGGAagcgcccagcagcagcagcagaagccgGACAGGAACAGAagctcccagcagcagcagcagcagcagcagcagcagcagcagccggacAGGGAGGTCAGCGAGATGCTGGATCACCTGCTGCTGTCGCTGGAGCAGCCGTCGAACATGCGTCCGTACACCATCATCAAGGACCTGCAGCGGCGCGGCGGAGACGAGGCGAGAGGAGCcgcgcaagcacgcacacacctgcacccgCGCGCCCCTCACCTGAGAGCACCGCCACCGAGACGCGCCTCCCCGTCCGCCACGCCGTACCGTCGCCACTGCCATCCCGCCGACCGCAAGACGGAAGGCAGCGGCCAGAAGAGGATCCTGGCGGAGATCGGCCTGGAGTCGGAGATGTTTGAGGAGCGGAGGATGACCAGGAATCAGGCCAAGCTTCTGCGGACGTCCTCGGCCACCAGCGAATGGGCCTCCAGCAGCAGCGCGGGGGGAGCAGGCGTTCCCGATCCGAAGCGTCGGCTGCCGGGGAAGAACATGAGAACACTGCGACTCAA